TATAAACTTGGGTGTTGACCTGAATTTCTTTTTTTCTTCTTTGTATTGAATTATCCCATTTTTCATGTTACTCATTGGCTTTAATATTTCATTCTTTTTCTTTTGTGGGGCTAAAAGCTTCAAGCTTTCATCTGAAGGTAATTCAATATTCACACTCATTCTATCCGCATAAGCACCTGCTTTTCTTATAAGCTTAATATCTGCTCCAGGAATACCTTTTAAATGAATGTATCCATTAAAATTATATTCATTCCTTAAAATTTCAACGGTTCTAATTAATAGCTCCATTGTATGGTTGGGATTAATCATAACTGCTGAACTCAAAAACAAACCTTCTATATAATTACGTTTATAAAAATTTATTGTTAAATCTGCAACTTCTCTAGGAGTAAAAGAAGTTCTTTTTACATCATTGCTTCTTCTATTAATACAATATGTACAATCATATACACAATTGTTTGTAAACAATATCTTTAACAAAGATATACATCTACCATCATCTGCCCAACTATGGCAAATACCACTTGGACTAGCATTTCCTATACCACCTGATTTGTTTTTTCTTCTACTACCACTAGATGAACATGAAACGTCATATTTAGCAGCATCAGACAAAATTTTAAGTTTTTCTAATGTATCCATAAAAATCACTCTCCAAAATATATACTTGGATATCTTCCATTTTAAAAAACTCACTCATCCATAAACTGAAAAAAAGGGTAAAGTTAATATCAATATGATATTACTCTACCCTTTTATTTTACCATAATTATACGAAACAATGCAAACATTTGTTCGAATGTAGCTGTTAATTTTTATTCATTTAATTTAAAATCTACTACTATATCCATAAGGTCATTTGCTAAATTAGCTAGCTCTTCACTTGAATTAGAAATTTCTTCAATTGATGCAGATTGTTCCTTACTACTATCACTAACTTTATGTGTCAATGAAGCAAATTGCTGTGTTATAGCTGATATATTTTGTATTGACTCAAAAGTCTTATCTTTATTATTATTCAATTTATTCATCATTGATACCAAACTATTTATATATACGATTACAGATTGTGCAGAATTCTCTACATTTTTAAAAGCATTTTCAGTATCTTCTAAAGACCTTGTTGATTTGCCAAGTATTGTATTTACTTCTTCCATATTATTGTTTACAGTTAAAATTTGATTTTTCATATCTGATAATATTTTAGAAATATTATTAGTTGCCCCTTCTGTTTCTTCAGCTAATTTTCTTATTTCATCCGCTACAACCGCAAATCCTCTGCCTGCCTCACCAGCTCTTGCAGCTTCTATAGATGCATTTAATGCTAACAAGTTAGTTTGACTTGCAATAGAATTAATTGTTTCTAATATTCCCATTATAGAATGTGATTTTTCTTCTAGCTTCATAACATCTTTTAATAAACTTTCTTCTATGTCAATATTATGAGTAAAATCATCTTTTAATTTATAAATAGAAACAGTACCGTTTTTACTAGTATCTATAACATTATTAAATTTATCATTTACTATTTTAGCACTATCATAAGCCTCTTCAATAAATGTACCTAGTTCATCAAGCTGTTCTACTGCTACTTGTGTTTCCGTTGCTTGTGTAGATGAACCTGTTGATATTTCTTCCATACTTGAAGCAATCTCCATAGATGATGCTACTGCCTGTTGAGTAATTGCGGTTAATTCTTCGGAAGAAGCTGCAACATATTCTGAAGATTTTATTATTTTGTGTATAACAGTACTTATATTTTGAGACATACCATTAAATGCTCTTGTTAACTGGCCTACCTCATCCTTACGATTAAGTATCTTATCTGGTATTATGCTTGTAAAATCCTTATTCGCTAATTCATTTGCATGTTTAGCCGAATCTTTTATAAATGTTGTTACCTTATTAATATTAATTATAATTACTATCCCGATAAATAATATCCCAATACCACAGCCTATAATAATTGTTAATAATAAACCCTTTACTTCAGTTTTCATTTCACTCATTGGTACAACTGCTGTAAAATACCAAGTATTTTCGCTTTCTCCAAACTTAATTGGATTATAACTCTTAAATAATTCACTATTTGCATCATTAAAATATGAAATATTATGAAATTTCTTACCCTCTTCTATATTTTTTAATAGTTCTTCTCGACTTTTTTTAGCTACTTCACTTTCTTCTTCATTAACTACAAATTCCGCTGCTTTTTTACCTATAAGCTTTTCATTAGGATGAGCTAAAATAATACCTCTGCTAGATATTATTGTACCATAACCATTTTCAAGTAATTTCACATTTGAATTTACTGCTTGTATATTATCAATTGCCATGTCTACACCAGCAGCTCCTACAAATTTCCCATTTATTATAACAGGACAACATATATTAACTATTCTTATTTTTTTGCCATCTACTTCTGAATACTTTGGATCAGATACGTAAACTTCCTTATGAGCTCTCATCTTGTGGTAGAAATCTTCATTAGTATATGGTGTACAGTCCTTATATACAATCTTATCCCCTACTCTTGTCCATCCAGCTGTAAATCTTCTCAATATATTATATGCTTTTGAATTTGGATCTTCTTTATCAACACCTCTAAAAGCTTCAACATCTAAGGATAACCAAATATTAAAAAATTCTTCATTTTTTTCTAAAGAATTTTTCATTATTCTCATAAGTTGTTCTTCATGTACATAACCTGATTTATTAATACCTTCAAATATATCTCTAAGGTTATAAGAAGCATCAAGTCCCTTGTTAATATATTCTTCAATTGTTTTAGCATAATACTCACAAGTTAAATCTGCTTCAACCATTGCTTCATCTATTTCAGCATTATAAACATTATATACGACAAATATTGCTATTGACGAAAAAACAAGTAGCACACTTCCTAGAATAGTAAGCATCATTCTAGTCCTTATTTTCATATTTACACCCCCCAATACTATCAATCTTGTCTCTTTCAATATATCAAATATCGTGATTTATTTCAACCATATATTAACTTAACAACATATTTATAGATAGATAATGGAATTTTAACATTGCTTGAATCTATGAATTTTTGTAATTTTTTTGTATTTTTATTCTCGATATTTTGTTATTTTAAATAATAAACATTAAATCTCAATAATTTTCTTAATTATTTTAATGATTTAATAAAATGTAATATTATTATTGTATTTAAAAATAGTAATAAAGTCCTAAAAATTAAATGTTAAATTTTTTTATATAATAAAAAAGCAGACACATTTTTCTGGTGTCTACTTTTTGACTATTAGTTTTAATATCTATTTAAGTTTAAACTCAGTTGTAACTATGTGAAGATTTTTAGCTAATTCATTTAATTCTTGGGTTGATTTTGCTATCTCTTCTATAGTAGCAATATGCTCTTGTACACTTGCACTTACCTCTTCTGTTGAAGAAGCAAATTCTTGTGCAAGAGATGAAATATTCTCTATTGAAGTTACTGTATTATCTTTAAGCTCTGTTGTTTTTTTCATACTGTTAAACAGCTTTTCAATAAAAGAAATCATGTCGTTTGTTGAATTTTCCACTTCTTTAAAAGCATATTGTGTATCACTTAATGATTTATCAACTTCTTTTAAAACTTTATCTGCTTCATCCATATTATTAGTAGTTGACTGCATTTGATTTTTCATTTCTACAACTATATTGACAATTGTATTGGTAGCATTTTCTGTATCCTCTGCTAATTTTCTTATTTCATCTGCTACTACTGCAAATCCTTTACCTGCATCTCCAGCCCTAGCTGCCTCTATCGAAGCATTTAATGCTAATAGATTCGTTTGACTAGCTATATTAGTAATAGCTTCTAATATTTCTTCGATTGATTGTGACTTAATAGATAACGTTTTTACATCTTGTAATGCAACAATCATGATCTCAGTATTCTTTTTAAATGCCTCTTTTAATTCATTCATGGAACTAAAACCATCTTGGCTTGTAAATATTAAATGATCAAAGCCTTGTCTTACTAAATCAGTATTATTCATGGCATTATCTATTTCATCTTTCAATTCATTCAACTTAGTAACAGAATTATCTACTTCACCCGCTTGTTGTACAGATCCTTGAGCTATATCATCTACTGCTAAGGCTACCTCCTCAGAAACTCTTGATACTTGGTCTGAAGCATCTGATAACTGCTCTGAAGATAAAGCAACATGTTCAGCTGATACTTCTATATTTCCTAGAAGATCTTTCATATTTAACGAAAGTTTATTAAATGCAATAGCTAATTCTCCTATTTCATCTTTTCTTTTTATTAGCGTTTCATCAATTTCCTCTGTAAAATCTTTATTAGCCATTTTATTTGCATATACTGCGCATCTCTTAATAAACTTTGAAATTGAATTAATGTTTCTATATATTATTATAGCAATTAATAGAATACCGCCAACACATATCCCTATTAATGTTTTAAATAAATATTCACTATCTTTAACAATTTCATCTTGTGGTATTATCGCACTGAACGACCACATTGATGTATTTCCAATTCTTATAGGGTAATAGTTAACTAATACATATGAATCCAATTCCTCAGAAAAACTATATTCATAAAATTCTTCACCTTTTTTTATGTAATCTAAAAGTTCTACTCCTTCTTTGGTCAAAAATTCTGAACCTATGGAACCAACTTTGGTATCGTCTTTATGAGTTAATACTCTTCCTGAGTTTGAAATAATTCTACCGAACCCTGATTCATATAAATCTAATTTTGAAGTTATTGCTTGAAGTGAATCTAAGCTTAAATCTACACCTACTGCTCCTAAAAATTTATTATTTACTATGATTGGAGCACTAAAATTAACTACGTATTTTACTGAACCATTTATATTTTTTAAAGATGGTTCTGTTATATAGCTTTCTTTTCTTACTTTAGGCATATTATAATAATCACTGACTATATAATTTTCGCAAGGTTTCAATTTAATAGTCCCATCTTCTCTACTATAGCACGATATAAATCTACCAGTTTTATCATGTCCAGCTTTATTAACAAATTCGGTATCCTTGTTATCAAAAGCATTTGGTTCAAAAACTACCCATGTATTTACGAACTCGGGATTTTCTTGTGCAACTCTTTTTAATACACTTAACATTGCGTCACGATTTGCATTGTTTGATAGTACAGTTGATTCAAAAATTAAAGATAGGTTATTAGAGAGTGATACTCCCTTTTGAATATAATTTTCAATTATGTAAGAATACCCTTTACAAGTTAACTCTACTTTTTCTAGAGTGGCTTCTTCTTGAACAGTATATGTCTGGTACAATGTAAAACCTATTATTAACCCAAATACAACTATTACACTTCCTAAAATAAATACGAGTAACCTTGTTTTCATTTTCATTTGTAAACTTCCCTTCATTATGTACTTTTTTAAATATTGGTTTTAGATGATTTAATATTATAAAACTATGTAAACTTAATTATGTCTTTTCGCTTTTTCATTTTATCATATAAAAGCCACATAATATTATAATTTACCACAATTTTCTTCAATTTTCAACTATTGTTCTAAAACATAGTTATTTTGTCCTATGATTTTATTTATCAGATTTGCTCTTTTTTGTATTGTACCTCCTACTCACTTCGTTCCTAGAATCAAGCGATTCACACAAAATCATAGATTTGGGTTCTCTTCTTAAACAACAAAAGCGGCATACGCCGCTTAATATTGGTTGCTTCATTTTAGATATAATTTGCTAGTTAATTTTTTCCAATGCTTAGTATAACTTTATTTAGTAATTAAAAATAAGCAAATGCTCTATACAAGAAATTTTGTCGCCATTGAGATAGTTGTCTCAATATAAAGTACAATTTGCTACTGTTATTAAATATTGAAAAAGTTATTAATTGCGATAAACCATAGATGTTAAATATACACATGTTAAATAATTTCATCTATATTGATTTTCATATTTGTTGTACATTATTTTAGTATAAACATTATAAAAAAAGTAGACACATTTTTTTTCAATCGTCTACTTTTTAGGTATCAGTTCAATATTTATTTAAGTTTAAACTCAGTTGTAACTGTATGAAGCTTCTTAGCTAATTCATTTAATTCTTGAGTTGATTTTGCTATCTCTTCTATAGTAGCAATATGCTCTTGTACACTTGCACTTACCTCTTCTGTTGAAGAAGCAAATTCTTGTGCAAGAGATGATATATTCTCTATTGATTCTATTGTATTATCTTTATGCTCTGTTGTTTTTTCCATACTACTAAACAGTTTATCGACAAAAGAAATCATATCATTTGTTGAATTTTCTACATCTTTAAAAGCATATTGTGTATCACTTAATGATTTGTCAACTTCTTTTAAAACTTTATCTGCTTCATCCATGTTATTAGTAGTCGACTGCATTTGTTTTTTCATTTCTGTAACTATATTAACAATTGTATTGGTAGCATTTTCTGTATCCTCTGCTAATTTTCTTATTTCGTCTGCCACTACTGCAAATCCTTTACCTGCTTCTCCAGCTCTTGCTGCCTCTATAGAAGCATTTAATGCTAATAGATTCGTTTGACTAGCTATATTAGTGATAGCTTCTAATATTTCCTGGATTGATTGTGACTTAATAGATAACGCTTTAACATCTTCTAATGCAACAATCATAATCTCAGTATTCTTTTTAAATGCCTCTTTTAATTCATTCATGGAGCTAAAACCATCTTGGCTTGTAAATATTAGATGATCAAAGCCTTGTCTTACTAAATCAGTATTATTCATGGCATTATCTATTTCATCTTTCAATTCATTCAACTTAGTAACAGAATTATCTACTTCACCCGCTTGTTTTACTGATCCTTGAGCTATATCATCTACTGCTAAGGCTACCTCCTCAGAAACTCTTGATACTTGGTCTGAAGCATCTGATAACTGCTCTGAAGATAAAGCAACATGTTCAGCTGATTCTTCTATGTTTCCTAAAAGCTCTTTCATATTTAACGAAAGTTTATTAAATGCATTAAATAATTCTCCTATTTCATCTTTTCTTTTTATTAGCTTTGCATCAACTTCCTCTGTAAAATCCTTATTAGCCATTTTATTGGCATATGCTGCACATTTTTTAGTATATTTTGATACAGATGAAATGTTTATATATATGATTATAGCTATTAGAAGTATACCTGCTATACTAATAATCATTAACATTTTTAATAAATATTTAACATCTTTGGTTATTTCAGTTCTTGGTATTACTGTACTGAACGACCACTTACTAGATGTATCTCCTATGCTAATTGGATAATATTTTATTAGTACGTCTGTATTTAAATCTTCTGAAAAACTATATCTATTAAATTCTTCACCTTTTTTAAGTCGTTTTAAGTATTCTATTCCTTCTTCATCTATGAATTCCGAACCTTTAGAACCAATCTTGGTTTCATCTTTATGGGTCAATATTACACCAGCGTTTGAAATAATCCTTCCATATCCTAATTCATATAAATCTAAATTGGAAGTTATAGCTTGAAATGAATCTAAACTCAAATCTACACCTACTGCTCCTATAAATTCCCTATTTACAATGATTGGAGCGCTAAAGCTAACTATGTATTTATTTTCACCATTTATAGTTTCTAGTAATGGTTCTGTTATGTAATTTTCTTTTAATATTTTTGGTACATTATAATAATCGTCACTTTTGTAATTTTGGCAAGCTTTCAATTTAATATTTCCATCTACTCTACTAAAGCATGGTACAAATCTACCAGTGTTATCATGTCCTGTTTTACCAACAAACTCAGAATCTTTGTTATCAAAGGCATTTGGTTCAAAAACTACCCAAGTTTTTATAAAGTCTGGATTTTCTTGTGCAACTTTTTTTAATACACTTAACATTTCATCACGATTTGCATTATTAGATAATACAGTTGATTCAAAAATTAAAGAAAGGTTATTTGAAAGTGATACTCCCTTTTCAATATAATTTTCAATTATATTAGAATACCCTTTACAAGTTAACTCTACTTTTTCTAGAGTAGCTTCTTCTTGAACAGTATATGTCTCGTACAATGTAAAACCTATTATTA
This is a stretch of genomic DNA from Abyssisolibacter fermentans. It encodes these proteins:
- a CDS encoding methyl-accepting chemotaxis protein codes for the protein MKIRTRMMLTILGSVLLVFSSIAIFVVYNVYNAEIDEAMVEADLTCEYYAKTIEEYINKGLDASYNLRDIFEGINKSGYVHEEQLMRIMKNSLEKNEEFFNIWLSLDVEAFRGVDKEDPNSKAYNILRRFTAGWTRVGDKIVYKDCTPYTNEDFYHKMRAHKEVYVSDPKYSEVDGKKIRIVNICCPVIINGKFVGAAGVDMAIDNIQAVNSNVKLLENGYGTIISSRGIILAHPNEKLIGKKAAEFVVNEEESEVAKKSREELLKNIEEGKKFHNISYFNDANSELFKSYNPIKFGESENTWYFTAVVPMSEMKTEVKGLLLTIIIGCGIGILFIGIVIIININKVTTFIKDSAKHANELANKDFTSIIPDKILNRKDEVGQLTRAFNGMSQNISTVIHKIIKSSEYVAASSEELTAITQQAVASSMEIASSMEEISTGSSTQATETQVAVEQLDELGTFIEEAYDSAKIVNDKFNNVIDTSKNGTVSIYKLKDDFTHNIDIEESLLKDVMKLEEKSHSIMGILETINSIASQTNLLALNASIEAARAGEAGRGFAVVADEIRKLAEETEGATNNISKILSDMKNQILTVNNNMEEVNTILGKSTRSLEDTENAFKNVENSAQSVIVYINSLVSMMNKLNNNKDKTFESIQNISAITQQFASLTHKVSDSSKEQSASIEEISNSSEELANLANDLMDIVVDFKLNE
- a CDS encoding methyl-accepting chemotaxis protein is translated as MKMKTRLLVFILGSVIVVFGLIIGFTLYQTYTVQEEATLEKVELTCKGYSYIIENYIQKGVSLSNNLSLIFESTVLSNNANRDAMLSVLKRVAQENPEFVNTWVVFEPNAFDNKDTEFVNKAGHDKTGRFISCYSREDGTIKLKPCENYIVSDYYNMPKVRKESYITEPSLKNINGSVKYVVNFSAPIIVNNKFLGAVGVDLSLDSLQAITSKLDLYESGFGRIISNSGRVLTHKDDTKVGSIGSEFLTKEGVELLDYIKKGEEFYEYSFSEELDSYVLVNYYPIRIGNTSMWSFSAIIPQDEIVKDSEYLFKTLIGICVGGILLIAIIIYRNINSISKFIKRCAVYANKMANKDFTEEIDETLIKRKDEIGELAIAFNKLSLNMKDLLGNIEVSAEHVALSSEQLSDASDQVSRVSEEVALAVDDIAQGSVQQAGEVDNSVTKLNELKDEIDNAMNNTDLVRQGFDHLIFTSQDGFSSMNELKEAFKKNTEIMIVALQDVKTLSIKSQSIEEILEAITNIASQTNLLALNASIEAARAGDAGKGFAVVADEIRKLAEDTENATNTIVNIVVEMKNQMQSTTNNMDEADKVLKEVDKSLSDTQYAFKEVENSTNDMISFIEKLFNSMKKTTELKDNTVTSIENISSLAQEFASSTEEVSASVQEHIATIEEIAKSTQELNELAKNLHIVTTEFKLK
- a CDS encoding methyl-accepting chemotaxis protein gives rise to the protein MKMKTRLLVFILGSVIVVFGLIIGFTLYETYTVQEEATLEKVELTCKGYSNIIENYIEKGVSLSNNLSLIFESTVLSNNANRDEMLSVLKKVAQENPDFIKTWVVFEPNAFDNKDSEFVGKTGHDNTGRFVPCFSRVDGNIKLKACQNYKSDDYYNVPKILKENYITEPLLETINGENKYIVSFSAPIIVNREFIGAVGVDLSLDSFQAITSNLDLYELGYGRIISNAGVILTHKDETKIGSKGSEFIDEEGIEYLKRLKKGEEFNRYSFSEDLNTDVLIKYYPISIGDTSSKWSFSTVIPRTEITKDVKYLLKMLMIISIAGILLIAIIIYINISSVSKYTKKCAAYANKMANKDFTEEVDAKLIKRKDEIGELFNAFNKLSLNMKELLGNIEESAEHVALSSEQLSDASDQVSRVSEEVALAVDDIAQGSVKQAGEVDNSVTKLNELKDEIDNAMNNTDLVRQGFDHLIFTSQDGFSSMNELKEAFKKNTEIMIVALEDVKALSIKSQSIQEILEAITNIASQTNLLALNASIEAARAGEAGKGFAVVADEIRKLAEDTENATNTIVNIVTEMKKQMQSTTNNMDEADKVLKEVDKSLSDTQYAFKDVENSTNDMISFVDKLFSSMEKTTEHKDNTIESIENISSLAQEFASSTEEVSASVQEHIATIEEIAKSTQELNELAKKLHTVTTEFKLK